The Bacilli bacterium region AAATCCCTTATTCATCATCGTTGCACTGTCAATCGTAATTTTTCGGCCCATTTTCCAGCTTGGATGATGGAGCGCCTCCTGAACAGTCGCTTTTGCCATTTCTGATCGCGATAAATGAAGGAAAGGCCCACCGCTAGCTGTCAATATCAGCCGCATAGCCGCCTGCTCATTTCCCTTTAATCCCTTGCTGATTGCCACATGCTCACTGTCGATTGGATAAAGATGAACTTTACTGCCGGCGATAATTTTGTTGATAAGCATTCCGCCGACCACCAACGCTTCCTTATTGGCCGTGGCAACATCGATTCCTTGACGTAAGGCCAAAATCGTCGGCTCCAAGCCAACAAACCCCACTAAAGCGTTAATCATTAAATCAACGCGAAGTGATTTGATAAGTTCTTTGATACCATCTTCGCCCGAAAAGAAATTAATATGCGGAAATTGCGCGCTGAGTTCCGGAATTCGATCCTTATTCAGCAAAAAAATCGCTTGTACCTCGGGAAACGAAGCAACTAATGAAGCGATATAGCCGTCCTGATTTCCAACTGAAAAGCCGAGAAGAGAAAAGTCTTCCCTTTGACTCAGCAAAATATCGATTGTTTGGCGACCAATTGAACCACTTGCCCCTAAAAGAAGTATTTTCTTCATATCAAAATTGGGTTCCCCGAAATGGTAAAATTAGAAATTAAAATAATAATAACCGCCACCGCAAAAGCCACGGTAATCAGCGAGTCTAACCGATCAAGAATGCCGCCGTGACCCCGCAGGAAAGTCCCATAATCCTTGATGCCAAAATGCCGTTTTAGAGCCGAAAATATAAAATCACCCAAATCGGCTATAAACGGAATTAAAAGTGAAAGCAATACAATCCAATACCAGTTTTCAAAGGACAAGAAAGGCAGCATCGG contains the following coding sequences:
- the dxr gene encoding 1-deoxy-D-xylulose-5-phosphate reductoisomerase — encoded protein: MKKILLLGASGSIGRQTIDILLSQREDFSLLGFSVGNQDGYIASLVASFPEVQAIFLLNKDRIPELSAQFPHINFFSGEDGIKELIKSLRVDLMINALVGFVGLEPTILALRQGIDVATANKEALVVGGMLINKIIAGSKVHLYPIDSEHVAISKGLKGNEQAAMRLILTASGGPFLHLSRSEMAKATVQEALHHPSWKMGRKITIDSATMMNKGFEIIEAHYLFNFPVDKIDVLVHPESKIHSLVYFADGSYLADIGPSDMRIPIGYALYGGQRKGGLPHNNLTLDALPTLHFEPVDEEKFPLVSIAKEAIRVGGSLPCVLNAANEVAVYAFLEEQIPFLGIEEVIKWALDNAKVIGEPSLEELIAVDKMTRTLVTNYIKGKY